The Patagioenas fasciata isolate bPatFas1 chromosome 21, bPatFas1.hap1, whole genome shotgun sequence genomic sequence taaaacatcctgtgtatcctttcaacaacaaactgtcatgtggctgtaggcagcagacaagcacctgggctctcagacctgcacatgaagaaccagtcaccctgctgctgctcgggaaattcattaaaaatacccgtctttatctacatatttcagacatgaaatgacatttaccgtctttccattctcttgttgctgggttaatgatgccaaagagctcatcattggtgactgccttggggttgaggtctgtccagacaggacgtcgcttcattatctggtaagtcctgttcagggatctcatcacctgagacttgcccgtgcccgcgttacccaccacgcagacagagtgccggaccgtcagcaactcctccagctgcaccacctgagaaaaacactcccaaattttagacaaagatgccaaactgaagttcaggtctatcaaataggtcccactgggccacctctttagaaagacgtgaccctgagacacaagcagatttgacaattgagtttggtccagccactctaatcacaatgggtgaaatcctcagcctgcagataaactttcagcgctgtttatacttgacaaccaccacctgatgaggccctgctctccaggggctacactttcatgagcctacaaaagttggcccctttggaagcccagagactgatccagtgctgacttcaggagcaggtgcaactgcctcagacccagcacagctgactgccctccagcgagatctgcctgcaaggacaatgctgtgcagagctctctttgtagaagcaaagctgtttgagaaaacccaaatgatttgatggcgatgtgggtgtagcagaagatctcttggtcttactttgagcacaaagttgtcctcagcctgcagccggaggtccagcacagcctgcctcacaaacgactcaaaattcaggtcacgcttccgaggcacatccagtgcagggaatagatccccaatcagccccataaacaccggcacatcatccgtcacaatcttggggatgttgaagtcacgaagagagcgcatcagaacccggtcttcgggtcgctctgggtcatctcgcctgagggagccagcaacaaccagcactgacttaatggcacgcaagccccagtcgtagtgatcctacaccagaggaagaaaaaaaaagaggcatgagtttatgcttagacagtaccatgtagggtgaagaaccaccattcccaaactgccagactagtaagcaatgaaaatacatctaaatctgttatttgcattgtggccagagaccttctccagcctgagtgacctggtttccatctcagtaggtgagattcccatcagggacagtattaaagagtcaaataattcagctgttcagaccatcacatgggctcacagttggcagtaagacagcagcaggatttgcactccagagaccaaagcaatttgtttcacctaaatcgtaaagcacctatagcaaggccagccagccccctgcatctgcaggagccaccaaggtgaaaggcttgtgagtccattatgaggccccaaagacccaagtttctccaccctgcccatcacaagatgacaagcctgtttggtctcagaggaggtccaggaataaggggtcagtaaagacattgctgaaaaagtaccacaaaacggcatgagaagaactctcaagccaacaaacaactgttcatatttctgtcctgttaacaccctccagagcacagctcgacagctgactgctctgtgtgggaggccatggcttccaccaggcccctcaaggcacagcaccaagtttctgcgacagagcatatcccacccagcctcatgctggcacagccaagatcaggtttgtatcatcaggaatcctgattcaggtctcctctggacccagcttcgatctacacaaataatgacaaggaaaaatctgatttgctttgcactgacagtaactctaacaagacctggaaccagcctaaggctgaactcagagagggacaccataaaccctttgcaggcaggagaatcaataggaagagactggaaagcaaaaggtcactgaatactaccccaaacatggtgtcatttaaactcactgaaaggtctcccattaatgcagctggtcaaatgcttttgtccctgcagatgctccagtaaagcagtctgaaaattttattgctccgatgatcaccaaccctctcctcccccagcagccagtgcaaatgcagccattaaataaaagctgtgaaacgttagccatggagctgagcagcacagtgccatgtttctgctgattttggagattcatcataccactcagccacagaaccaggctcacctgcttggacaggagctctttgcagagttggtagagagtaatgaacttcctggctaacacccgggcctcgatgaatccctcagccaccaacataatttcacagatcagctcaaagtctggcacaaccatcgcacacggcctaaaatgacaggtgaggaggcattgcagaacaagtatttcttgactacaggtcttacaggcagcgcatttgcagcttcatcttctaggccttcttttacgagccaggtcaccctctgccttccccacgacaagggacagagctcctttgccctgcctgtgcgtgcccagacccaggcctgttgtgcaaggcttaaactacctgcgaatgccctgtgcaagtgaattccccaaggacatgaggtcgagcctggatgttccaaaagacagtttctgccaggtcacaaaccctgacctggactcacctgaagagagcttttaaattctcaggtagctctgttcgccctgcgtaaccagggttcatggtgatgaaaacgcctactgatggtactaagttgatgtcttctccaagaaaatggaaggatttcttcttctcccgtattgcatcctgcacgctcttcacctagaaatcaagacagtactatagtatcagcgttcacttatgaaaaacacatcagacaacggtgcttccttcgttactcttggcctcgtgacaaatggggctaatcactgttttattttttaccggcagcataaagctttatacactgtttggagtacatcagcatggcaatatcaatttcccatctcagtcaaactctggcaaagcagaaaaaagagctgaagagagtggaaagtcaaaatgcaaaggagttgcaagacttcacacctttgctccatgagacaatgatgaacgtgggtcaggaagagcaactcaggagcgggaaatgtccccagcactgcctgcattcaccttggcttttgacatcacctgtgggacactgctcagcacatctcacagcaaaaacaccaccaaaggctccaccatctctgaaccagccagcccagcagaggtctgatgtgtgagagagacacagggcagtacaggtatccacaacacagccaacacccaaacgcactccccaaagtctatcacaatatgggcccattattccctttacccatctcacctctccccacacagcgttgctcttcaggacatcccaaaaccctcctgtgcctgctccgttccctgaccaggcccagagaaggggtagcacctcccaataagcttggcctcagctcagttgtaaactgaccacttgatatcacttttaaagattttgggacatcagatgtttgatttaaaaccaaaaccagaaggcagaagctgtaaaacctctcctaacaccttcactcactaatattctattgttttttatatttgcctgattgcagctttgttctgctcatttctCTCCTTCCgaggagttcacctctctgcaaacagcacctcagcgaggggcaaatctctctctattcaccgctctaacctcactactgtttgccatctcaaagtaaagcaattaatcgaatttttccctgtaaggaaccatatcgacatcagctgcatgagtaagacagccaattaaacatcgccatggtaacactcctaatagcagccaggagacaccatgatggaatgacggccgtgccgctttcttcaactgccacgctccagccaggagcgagggaaccatcagcagttgagtcattcctgggcttcttttgttcagcttccctttttatttcaagatcctcaaagactttttttcaatgacaactttaaactaggacctgacggaagagaaattgagagggaatgatacataaactcttgtacctgcctggggcttctctgggatgccacataaggtaccaattatgagtgaaacagatgagaagaatgaggagttcatggaggggttaagaacaatgtctttgaccgaaacatttacagaagtgtagaaacttctgagctttatatctttctataacactgagcccaaaagggagtccaggaacaattcagcacctcaatcagatattaggatcctaaaacacgcactcagctgacagttggatcctgaagaacttgggcactttggcacctcagttttctgcactgaagccccccaaggcttcccctgtataaaataatgccaggtttcctcatgggctggtaagaggaggggaaggaggacgcgaagtgacagattatatatataagcacgagagcacaggactttctggcacgatggggaggccagtctcccttccagcccttctccagggatgctgctgcgcttcacacgagactcaccaacacaatgcactgagcagctgaactacagaggagatgagaaaccattcgccaggggaaacacccatgcccagctgggcaccgctccaatagctctgtcccaggtttaatcccacggtgtcagggtaccctgggcaagcgcgtcagcaagggccgcagatctgccccagattccagctcccgagtgtcaccagctgacaccggcttttgggagcaccacggggctgcacacattcctccaaggaatggtgccagttggccaggaataccttccaaagccacttggcagagctgtcgttacagacaccagaactaaatccacagccatatagttttggagacaggttaagaaaattaatcctgaatgtattcccatttcctgagtatgacacacaacctgtgcctgaccaggggtgataaggaacccccagaagtccagcggatctgccccaaacacccctcttcccctctgtgaaaattattccctacattgcagactgagcagccgcaagccaaggcagcttctctgtcttgaaacgatgtgctgcaattatctcacagcagattaatgacacgagtgctttcctgaggaggaacaggtacagagccatggtgcgtagtggtctgggaaaagatgctacaaagaattgtcttggcacaaatgctgtaactggggcaagaaaagcgacaaatatctttgcagcacgtaactgcgacatcttggcagtgctgtgatattcatgtgattaatcttgagatctaatcccacacctgcctatacacagaactgaaaccggcaatatgcaattgccatttttacccttgctccaaagactgcagaatggctctgctctgtgtgtatttatttatgagtgtttctccactcacctgtacagcaaccacagaaaggacctcaactgagatcctgttaaattcatcaaaacagccccaggctcccgtctgggaaaggcctttgtaaatattcccacaagactggaaaaacagaacaaaaacaaagattacaggagtgaaatcataaatggaatcaactccagcaaaaaattgattttatttcccagcctgtttatttatagcaatttacagtctattgtgggtatttagaaaagtgcatggaaacagcaggcacaactcaattataatatttatagctctgcgcagcttgccactttatctgctaattgcactttctcgatatatctgtgcaccagtttcatttaaaggtcacttgtgctgaattactgatggtcccgtttcctgggagagcccataagctaaatgaaatatgatccgaggctaccaaaatcactgtaccgtgccagactggcagagagcaagactcagcctaatgattcagtgctctgtagcggctgaaggttcactgtgttttgggtttattctgggagaggatcctgagaaaaccaggacaggtccctccccgtgccaggggctgccaggtcgcgagcacgccgagaagaaacgaccagggtccaactatcagcacagccttggtctcaactgaacagaccaacatttttgaagaattacacatgaaatctaactccagaaaggaagggaaatgcataatgaggcagagaagatagttcgggtctctgcctcctgaagaaccttgtgcaaatcttagagaaggaacgggaggagaaggaaaaggcattcagcttaaaggagtgtagcagggatttggagagaggtgatcacagaatcccagcctggtggggctgaagggacctctgcagatcccccagtccaagccctgctcacgcagggtcacagagcagatcacacaggtgggtccaggcgggtttcaatgtctcagagaaggagactccacacccgctctgggcagcctgggccaggctctggcacctcccagcaaacaagtttctgctcgtgttcagatggagcctcctgtgtttcagtctgtgcccgttgcccctcaccctggcgttgggcaccactgaacagagtctggtccatcctctgacacccaccctgagatattgatccattgatcagatccctctcagcttctcttctccagctcaacagctccagctctctcagtctctcctcacaagaaagaagctccagacccctcagcatctttgtagcccactgctggactctgtgcagttattccttcttaaactggggagcccagaactggacacaactccagatgtggcatcaccagggcagagcagagcggaaggaacaacctcccttgacctgctggtcatacctctcctaatgcaccccaggtaccattggattactctcatccttcaggtttgctcgggccctgagcatccccagccccatgtgaccgcactgcagccgaggtgggagccataccttgtagtccatctgctcggagcagttaaacacgtacaccatgatgcccagggctcgccccaaatctttcgtagtctccgtcttgccagtgcccgcagggcctgcaggtgctccgctcatggtcaggtgcagtgactgggtcagggtgatgtaacatctttcacagtgaatgatgaatgaaaaaaggaaatatgtccaataggtcaactgtgggctgcagggcaatagcactagagcattgcactcagcagagcctctcctctgaaaagctgtacgtgagcaggggtcatgtctgagctgaaagccttcttggcattaattaccacctctgctcagctctgttttctccaagagatactcatcttccaccaaggtctgcccaaacctcttcatgtccagcttgtgttctctctggatcctcatacaactcatggatattgggcacatctcaggcagtatgagaaaaggacagcttttctggaagacctgtcactgacagaaacctgctcaggtggcctatgagtgaacccaactcaaagctgcagcaagtcccaaagtttctccatcatgttgatgatggacactggggtggtgtccacatgtgagtatctatactacctgtataagccacagaggtgtagtcaatatagccaacaaaacctgatgatacctgggggcttgacgcagctgactaacacaggtgactagagccacctgagatgctcttggttgctgaaatgtcacatagggtggagagatatgacaaggggtccataggagacttttacacttctggattggcagctggaagccaggtgggacaacacagagtatctcaagaaaccctaggtgtccccactgaggcaaccaggtagatgtctgcttcaagatgggatgaaagctctctagactcaccagctttatggactgcgGACATCTTgcgcacaggaagacacccacaagtgttttaatgtgtgagctgaatcccacccagggatctgatgtacaaattccccagagggtaccaccaaaaaccagataagagttagagctcgaccactggagtgctgggacatggagacagaacaagagggatacaggtgtctgaactaaatccatctttggttggcatctctctctctacctgtgtggcaaagcccagctatgacattgtgtcccagggacttacctgtcggtcagcggagcgatcacaagccgaggggtattgccaaggtattcataggagtacaggaactgggcgtcacagatgctGGCAAAGCAgcgccgttcctcatctgaccatctgtgccggagctgtgacagccaaatgaaggcctgggcattgtccacctgcaacacacccacaaacaccatcacaggaaggccggggatgccagacacatgcagctcgggggccaaaatagcgactgctataaaattttcatgggggatgactggtcctcactgcaaggcaggtgtggtgaggaaggccgcctccttgcaatgcggtgagaaatgtcacctccccatctcccatcagtaaaggggaggaaccaaattagtgaccacattggtgggagaggaaaaaattaatggccaagagaaagagccttacaaaaagactcctgaatagatttaagaagcagcaagtcatgaagaaggtctcataatgcaaccagagtgagagaaggagcagaggccatctagacaaggaagaggttgcagacagcaccaaggaaacagactggggacaggtggacaaagacaggcatggccagcgctctctgcacaaccagcaggcaggtccagatgcatcacttcaccccaggctggaccgaggcaccactgagcccagctgagccttgaagacagaaaccctgtgagcagcctggctgcctctgagatgacacagatgagggaagagccacaacccaatacattcagggcatcttcccacccacctgcaaggctaaacacttggcatggtgtcagggacaggggagtagtgtgggagaggtgttgcaggagaagggagtcccacataagtccctgtggccccacaccagacaaaggacgctacaaagaacaaagcttgaatgctttttcttactttctaaagtcaaaactgagactgagtccagcagcctcccaacacaccaccatcatccaccagcacatgtcttggcaccaggacgcagggccgcgctctcactcctggtgtgaatctgcagcaactacaagttggtgttgcagggccatgacacagcacagctctgcaggcttacaggggctttctgcacacttactacaaacattgtagaaataaatttagtcatacgtctcccactgagaccggcagtgatctgaatggccagtggttgggccccctgaagccccctctccagcacccacagaactgtgctgaactgccaacaccaaccttctgtgctatcatctttgccaccacatcccgagcatgcacgtcgatggtgcaaatggtcatgattttctgtctgtcgcccttggagagctgcccgatcagcatggtaacgagggtgttcagctgggtcacttgcttcttgtgatattccttcatcgcattctcgtagccttcctccaccctggcaaaggcaatcccaacctcggttgtccaccagatctgggtgcagcaaagcgccacctagggaaataggctggttcagtatcagggaaaataccaaagcttccttatgttcaagagtgtcggatccacagggagatcaaggatgaaacatccgtgacatgaaattaagtattttttcatacagtagtcacagcagacagtacaacaaggatctgctccatgacattcatttaaaacaccatatcagtgatagacacatttagcagctagttataagtaaatcagcacctttcacatgcctgacacagcagaggaggaagagttggagaccacgaggttgtcagaggtgcatctgaggggctcttcactcttatcaggcctcaccactttgccttcctgctgcacctctcactgctctggctgtacagactgcactgcccaagcccctgggctctgtcacccaaccaagagccccaaccagagcatggagctcagcctgaaaactccatcaggagaccgccaggataaaggacaactcatcctccctctctcctggatagcaaggtggaggccagaaacatgcctgtccacagctgctgaaagaagggaagggcaggactgatggggaacccaagagctacctttccacgagccagcctgagtggtgataagaagcagtggcagatacctgggcaggatagtcaaagagccattgttcccttggtttttcctcataagccatgacggcttctgtcatctcatctctcacagtagccctcatgctgtctagtacatgactgagccagacttcaacctggaaaagagattaaatcccagtagcacatttgctcttcttaagtgcctttggtaattagtgaagataggaaatgaggcaagcatctcagttctctttagactggacatgagggaaaggttcttcacccagaggtgctggacactgaacaggctcccagggaggtgtcacagccccagcctgacagtgttcaaggagagactggacaacgtcctcagacacacggggtgacctgtggggttgtcactgcagggacaggacttggactccatgatcctggtgggtcccttccagctcaggacattctatgagttaaccaaacctcacagcctccttcagactgggtagatttggctaattctggtactgtaggattagcatctacttccagacaccaagaacagaagacagatttttttcttgaactctagctacaggaggaaccaaaatgaactccgtcaatgaataatttggtcaggtgtgttccacctccaggccatgacagaatccctggtgggatgtgggcagtctgccagcagcagaagaaagatgctgccaaacttgggaacacaattcctgctgaatttcatatttcacaggcaaagccctcaacaagaagacagactgaacgcagcaagctccattgctggggagctcagtagccggtattacgtactttagcttcctgtaatagaccgtgcagaaaggtgaaactaccaggatagataagctgagcagtagcttgattcttacatttcatactttcactcgtggtatgaaataatgaagacttgagaaacaggtaaaaggccttctcctgccaaacacacccgtgcagaggtactatggaatagcttagtctcttttcagtctgcatcccctccctcaccgaggatatttgtagcaagctttaagactaaccttcaaaaggtcttagaaaaaatcaaattaaaaacctagtcagaaaaacggcacagctctttctctcacagtggactgcgacatccacgtccccccttagtgaggacctatccagagtgacacgaaaggttgtggtgtcaggaggtactaaatcaccacctcttccagcttttctcatgcaccaggggagagcagtgaagctctatgacgtcttggcaagggatctcacacgaggggcaggggagcagactccaccggacagttttgatagacaaggacttccctctcacctgcccactgcagtcccagggctcgctgaagctgacgtactcctcctctctactgtacattcccaggccaaccctggttggcttttgctcagagtccagctggaatttcatcctggccaagctgtcaaagagtttggaaagatgacgttgcacctgcaaaacgggttgtataaataaagcaaccgagataggacgagcggaatggagatcactatacatgtcacaagcaaaatcatgttaacaaaatatcttggatatttaggtagcaccacatcttctcaaatgtggccaagatactgccaacaaaagcctcttgctatctcttgtaatacttccacctatttctacgtaatttagaaaacagacatgccttaataaatcatgtttctccattgggaaatcttccatacagagcaaaagcatagaaaacattgaaacacctcatgactcctaccccaaatttccctacatgtagtgatgagaagtctgtagccatttctccacctcatcctattctcagcacaacgtggagttttcttcactatgaactttcctgtttttccactactagaaactgattttgtgctagtgaaatatcctaaattctctttcatggagaagaaagatctttatttctgcctaagacctatgataaacagcccagacctcctatagaacaaccatgttcaccaaaagcactcttccagaaggaaaagaataattcagttctttcctgttcacctccatctgagtctgcaaagccaacagggagatgctgtgggctctcaacatcagcatctgcctgctgggagctgagcaggtcaccagcacttcttccagaccactgcgtaacacacaactgcatcactgcgcgccccacgccaatgaaggtgagattctcctaggattgacgtccccacagaaaggggaagctcccaaagcagtcccagacaggagctgcctctctcaattacagcagagaggtagaaaaactcccataggggagatgagaaatgagggaaagggacctgggggtcctggggacagcagggtgaccatgagccagcactgggcccttgtggccaggaaggccaatggtacctggggtgggttagaagggggtggtcagtaggtcagagaggttctcctgcccctctgctctgccctggggagaccacacctggaatattgtgaccagttgtggcccctcagctccagaaggacagggaactgctggagagagtccagcgcagccaccaagatgctgaagggagtggagcatctcccatgtgaggaaaggctgagggagctggggctctggagctggagaagaggagactgaggggggactcattcatgtttacagatatataaagggggagtgtcaggagaatggagccaggctctcctcggtgacaaccagtgataggacaagggggaatgggttcaaactggaacacaggaggttccactgaaatttgagaagaaacttcttctcagtgagggtgtcagagcctggcccaggctgcccagggaggttgtggagtctccttctctgcagacattcaaaccccctggaccccttcctgtggaacctcagctgggtgttcctgctccatggggggactggactggatgagctttccaggtcccttccaaccctgacattctgggattctgcgtgagatgccc encodes the following:
- the LOC139829547 gene encoding dynein axonemal heavy chain 9-like; the encoded protein is MNPGYAGRTELPENLKALFRPCAMVVPDFELICEIMLVAEGFIEARVLARKFITLYQLCKELLSKQDHYDWGLRAIKSVLVVAGSLRRDDPERPEDRVLMRSLRDFNIPKIVTDDVPVFMGLIGDLFPALDVPRKRDLNFESFVRQAVLDLRLQAEDNFVLKVRPRDLLLHPHRHQIIWVFSNSFASTKRALHSIVLAGRSRWRAVSCAGSEAVAPAPEVSTGSVSGLPKGPTFVGS